The sequence AGGAAGGCCACTCAGTGATATTGCAGGGCGATGCCATCACCAATCTGGAAGCGCCTTATGAGTTGGTGAAAACCATGCGCGCATCGATTTTGGTATTAGGACCGATGCTGGCCCGCTTTGGTGAGGCGAAAGTCTCGCTGCCAGGCGGTTGCGCCATTGGTTCGCGTCCGGTTGATCAACATATCAAGGGCTTGCAAGCGATGGGTGCTGAGATCAACATCGAAGCGGGTTATATCCATGCAAGGGCCAAAAAGTTAAAAGGTGCGCATATTGTTACCGATATGATCACTGTTACCGGTACTGAAAATTTGCTCATGGCCGCAACGCTGGCTGACGGCGAAACCATACTCGACAATGCCGCGCGTGAGCCGGAGGTGACCGATCTCGCGCATTTGCTGGTCGCGATGGGTGCCAAAATCGAAGGTATTGGTACGGATCGTCTGGTGATTCAAGGCGTTGAACGATTGCACGGTGCGTCGCATGCGGTCATTCCTGATCGTATCGAAACCGGTACTTTCCTGTGCGCTGTGGCTGCGACTGGCGGTGATGTACTGTTGAAAAATACACGTAGTCATACCCTGGATGTGGCGCTCGACAAGTTGCGCGAAGCAGGTGTTATATTGACTTCGGGCGACGACTGGATTCGCGTTCAAATGGCAGCACGGCCTAAAGCCGTTAGCTTCCGCACTACTGAATATCCAGGATTTCCGACCGACATGCAGGCGCAATTCATGGCAATGAATCTGATTGCGGACGGGACTAGTCATGTGACTGAAACGATTTTTGAAAATCGCTTTATGCACGTCCAGGAAATGAGCCGACTCGGCGCTTCGATTGACGTTCAGGGTAATACTGCCATGGTCAAGGGTGTCGATAAACTGTTTGGTGCGCCGGTGATGGCAACTGATTTGCGCGCGTCGGCATCGTTGGTGATCGCTGGTTTAGTTGCGCAGGGCGAGACATTGATTGAACGGATTTACCATCTGGATCGTGGTTACGATCAAATGGAGCGGAAGTTGTCAGCAGTTGGCGCTAAGATTGAACGCATAAAGTAAATCGATTCATAAGCCGATACTCAAGCCGATTCTCAAGCCGAAATTCGGCTGAATGTGACTGAAAGAAACAAATGAGTCAAAAATTAACCCTGGCATTGTCCAAGGGGCGCATCTTCGAAGAAACCTTGCCATTGCTGGCGGCGGCTGGCATTGTCGTGACGGAGAACCCGGAAACGTCGCGCAAGCTCATTTTGCCAACCAACGATCCATTGGTGAACGTTATCATTGTTCGTGCATCTGATGTCCCGACCTACGTTCAATACGGTGCTGCCGATTTTGGCGTGGCCGGTAAAGATGTTTTGCTTGAGCACGGCGGTGAGGGTCTTTACCAGCCGATCGATCTGAATATTGCTAAATGCCGAATGTCGGTTGCTGTATTTGCGGGTTTTGATTATGAAAAAGCGGTGCGCCAAGGTGCACGTCTGCGGGTTGCTACAAAGTATTTATTGACGGCCCGCGACCATTTTGCGGCCAAAGGTGTGCACGTTGACTTAATTAAATTGTACGGCTCGATGGAGTTGGCGCCGTTGGTCGGTTTGGCGGATGCGATTGTCGATTTGGTTAGTACCGGCAGCACATTACGCGCTAATCATCTGGTTGAGGTCGAGCATATTATGGACATTTCTTCGCGCCTGGTTGTCAATCAGGCGGCGTTGAAATTGAAGCACAAGCAGCTTCAGCCAATTTTGGAAGCCATTGAGAAAGCATCAACCAGAGCACTTTAAGAAACTATCGCGAACACAATCATGACCCTAAAAATCAGAAAACTGAATGCTAACGATGTTGATTTTCAAGCCCAGCTTTCGGCTCTGCTGGCATTTGACGCGACTGAAGATGATGCCATTGACCAGTCGGCTGCGCAGATTCTGGCCGATGTAAAGGTACGTGGTGATGCGGCAGTTTTAGACTATACCAAGCGGTTTGATCGATTGGATGCGCAGACCGTCTCAGCGTTGGAAATTGGTCAGGATGAATTGCAGGCTGCGTTGATGCAATTGACACCGGAACGTCGTGTTGCATTGCAAACCGCTGCAGACCGCGTGCGCGCGTATCACGAACGTCAAAAGCAAGAATGCGGATCAGATGGCTTTAGCTACACCGAAGCAGACGGAACCGTTTTGGGTCAAAAAGTCACACCGCTGGATCGCGTCGGTATCTACGTGCCGGGCGGCAAGGCCGCCTATCCGTCGTCGGTCCTGATGAACGCGATTCCCGCCAAGGTCGCTGGCGTCCAGGAAATCATCATGGTCGTGCCAACGCCCGATGGTGTTAAAAATGAACTGGTGCTCGCCGCTGCTGCAATCGCAGGCGTTGATCGGGTTTTTACCATTGGTGGTGCGCAAGCTGTCGGTGCATTGGCCTACGGCACGGCAACTATCCCGCCGGTCGATAAGATCGTCGGACCGGGAAATGCCTATGTCGCGGCTGCCAAACGTCGCGTGTTTGGAACCGTCGGCATCGATATGATCGCCGGACCTTCAGAAATTTTAGTGATTTGCGATGGAACGACCGATCCGGACTGGATCGCGATGGACCTGTTTTCGCAAGCGGAACATGATGAGTTGGCACAGTCGATTTTGTTGTGTCCTGACCCAAATTACCTCGATAAGGTCGAAGCCAGCATAAATCGCCTGTTGGCGGATATGCCGAGACACGACATCATTCGCACGTCGCTGACCAATCGCGGCGCGCTGATTACTGTGCGTGACATGGAACACGCGTGTGAGATCGCCAATCTGATCGCAGCTGAGCATCTGGAGATTTCAGCCGCAGATCCGCAACAATGGGCCGATCAGATTCGTCACGCAGGTGCGATGTTTCTGGGGCGTTTCTCGTCCGAGGCTTTGGGCGATTATTGTGCGGGTCCAAATCACGTGTTGCCAACCTCGCGTACTGCCCGGTTTTCATCGCCGCTCGGTGTCTACGACTTTCAAAAGCGCTCAAGCATGATCCATATCAGCGAAGCCGGCGCACAAACGCTGGGCAAGATCGCAGCCGAACTCGCTTATGGCGAAGGTTTGCAAGCACATGCGCGCTCAGCCGAGTATCGCCTGAAAGACAGCGCTAAATGATCGTGCAGATGACTA is a genomic window of Glaciimonas sp. CA11.2 containing:
- the murA gene encoding UDP-N-acetylglucosamine 1-carboxyvinyltransferase; its protein translation is MDKLLIQGGNRLSGEIIISGAKNAALPILCAGLLTSDQLELANVPNLHDVSTMLKLLNQIGLKTKQEGHSVILQGDAITNLEAPYELVKTMRASILVLGPMLARFGEAKVSLPGGCAIGSRPVDQHIKGLQAMGAEINIEAGYIHARAKKLKGAHIVTDMITVTGTENLLMAATLADGETILDNAAREPEVTDLAHLLVAMGAKIEGIGTDRLVIQGVERLHGASHAVIPDRIETGTFLCAVAATGGDVLLKNTRSHTLDVALDKLREAGVILTSGDDWIRVQMAARPKAVSFRTTEYPGFPTDMQAQFMAMNLIADGTSHVTETIFENRFMHVQEMSRLGASIDVQGNTAMVKGVDKLFGAPVMATDLRASASLVIAGLVAQGETLIERIYHLDRGYDQMERKLSAVGAKIERIK
- the hisG gene encoding ATP phosphoribosyltransferase; its protein translation is MSQKLTLALSKGRIFEETLPLLAAAGIVVTENPETSRKLILPTNDPLVNVIIVRASDVPTYVQYGAADFGVAGKDVLLEHGGEGLYQPIDLNIAKCRMSVAVFAGFDYEKAVRQGARLRVATKYLLTARDHFAAKGVHVDLIKLYGSMELAPLVGLADAIVDLVSTGSTLRANHLVEVEHIMDISSRLVVNQAALKLKHKQLQPILEAIEKASTRAL
- the hisD gene encoding histidinol dehydrogenase → MTLKIRKLNANDVDFQAQLSALLAFDATEDDAIDQSAAQILADVKVRGDAAVLDYTKRFDRLDAQTVSALEIGQDELQAALMQLTPERRVALQTAADRVRAYHERQKQECGSDGFSYTEADGTVLGQKVTPLDRVGIYVPGGKAAYPSSVLMNAIPAKVAGVQEIIMVVPTPDGVKNELVLAAAAIAGVDRVFTIGGAQAVGALAYGTATIPPVDKIVGPGNAYVAAAKRRVFGTVGIDMIAGPSEILVICDGTTDPDWIAMDLFSQAEHDELAQSILLCPDPNYLDKVEASINRLLADMPRHDIIRTSLTNRGALITVRDMEHACEIANLIAAEHLEISAADPQQWADQIRHAGAMFLGRFSSEALGDYCAGPNHVLPTSRTARFSSPLGVYDFQKRSSMIHISEAGAQTLGKIAAELAYGEGLQAHARSAEYRLKDSAK